In Paenibacillus sp. G2S3, a single window of DNA contains:
- a CDS encoding undecaprenyl-diphosphate phosphatase: protein MELLTIIKAIILGIVEGLTEFAPVSSTGHMIIVDDMWLKSTELFGQYTANTFKVVIQLGSILAVVVIFRNRFFELLGLKRFSRKQLDPVTEEQPQLEKGGHLKLTQVLVGLVPAGVLGVLFNDYIDEHLFSTSTVLIGLVVGAVLMIIADLFGPKKIQTESVDQITYKQALGVGLVQCFSLWPGFSRSGSTISGGVLLGMSHRAAADFTFIMAVPIMAGASLLSLMKNWEYFTIDALPFFIAGFISAFVFALLSMRFFLKLINRIKLLPFAIYRIILAAVVYFVFF, encoded by the coding sequence ATGGAGCTATTAACGATTATTAAAGCTATTATTTTGGGAATTGTTGAAGGGTTGACCGAATTTGCTCCGGTATCCTCCACAGGTCATATGATTATTGTTGATGATATGTGGTTGAAATCGACAGAGTTATTTGGGCAATATACGGCCAATACGTTCAAAGTGGTTATACAGCTAGGGTCAATCTTAGCGGTTGTTGTTATTTTTAGAAATCGATTCTTTGAACTGTTGGGCTTAAAGCGTTTCAGTCGCAAGCAGTTAGACCCTGTAACCGAGGAACAACCACAGCTTGAAAAAGGCGGCCACCTTAAGCTTACGCAGGTGCTTGTAGGTTTAGTGCCAGCAGGTGTGCTGGGCGTTCTGTTTAATGATTATATTGATGAGCATTTATTCTCTACATCCACCGTGTTAATCGGTCTAGTAGTTGGTGCTGTATTAATGATTATTGCGGATCTGTTCGGACCAAAGAAGATTCAAACAGAGAGTGTCGATCAGATTACATACAAGCAGGCGCTAGGTGTTGGTCTTGTCCAATGCTTCTCGTTATGGCCGGGATTTTCACGGTCCGGGTCGACGATTTCTGGTGGTGTCCTCCTTGGTATGAGTCACCGGGCTGCTGCTGATTTCACGTTTATCATGGCTGTTCCAATCATGGCAGGGGCCAGTCTACTCTCCCTGATGAAGAACTGGGAATACTTCACCATCGATGCCCTGCCGTTCTTCATCGCAGGCTTTATCAGTGCCTTTGTGTTTGCGCTATTATCGATGCGTTTCTTCCTGAAATTGATCAACCGGATTAAGCTTTTACCATTTGCTATATACCGGATAATACTTGCTGCTGTAGTATATTTCGTATTTTTCTAA
- a CDS encoding DedA family protein — protein sequence MQAWITDFMEQFGYFGIFLMLAFENIFPPIPSEVILPFGGFMTTTTNLTIPGVIIAATLGSLLGAVILYYIGRLLDVSRLEKIVERWGGLLRISKKDIHKADAWFDKYGYWTVLFCRMVPLVRSLISIPAGMSGMKFGVFMLFTTIGTLGWNLLLVLIGAALGESWEDIAMYMDMYSNVVYVLLAVGLVILGYLYFRKRSRKMNTEG from the coding sequence ATGCAAGCATGGATTACAGATTTTATGGAGCAGTTTGGTTACTTTGGTATTTTCCTGATGCTCGCTTTTGAAAATATATTTCCACCGATTCCTTCTGAAGTGATTCTCCCTTTTGGCGGATTCATGACAACCACAACGAATTTGACCATTCCTGGTGTAATCATTGCTGCTACGCTTGGCTCACTGCTCGGTGCAGTGATTCTCTATTATATCGGTCGTTTGTTGGATGTAAGTCGCTTGGAAAAGATCGTTGAACGCTGGGGCGGTCTACTCCGAATTAGCAAAAAAGACATCCACAAGGCTGACGCTTGGTTTGACAAATATGGCTATTGGACCGTATTATTTTGTCGGATGGTTCCATTGGTGCGAAGTCTGATTTCGATCCCGGCAGGGATGTCGGGTATGAAATTTGGAGTGTTTATGCTCTTCACAACGATTGGTACACTGGGGTGGAATCTGCTGCTTGTGCTTATAGGCGCGGCATTGGGTGAATCCTGGGAAGACATTGCCATGTATATGGATATGTACTCCAACGTAGTGTACGTGCTTCTGGCAGTGGGATTAGTTATCCTTGGGTATCTGTACTTCCGCAAGCGCAGCCGGAAAATGAACACCGAGGGTTGA